GAAAATGGGCCATATACCGTGGTTGCAGACGTGACAAACAGCCCTTGTCAGTTGCTGATGCTCCGCACCAACAACTTTTTCAAAAACGGCCAGCCAATGCCCCCGTTCATACGTACTTCACCTCCCCAAAACAGCACGACCAAACCTCCCACATAAACATTGAAAAACCATAGACTTTACCGCTGAAAGCCAACACGGTTGGTTCAACAGGGGCTCAAATCGCAGTTCTGCAACTGCGTTTGAGCCTTAGATGCTAACACGAGTTTTGTGAGAATCAATTTCATGGTTGTTATTTTTTTAATTGTTTGACCGTAATTTAAAGAAAGAGGTAACTAGACCTGCCGTGCATCATATTTTGTTGCCTTCAGGTGAAAATACTCCGATTAATATTTGTTCCATTATGAGTGCTTTTCTCAACTTTGTTAATTGAACTGAACCACTATCGACCATCATATCAATGTCATCTAAGTCTAACATAAAGGTTTTAATAGTTTTTTTTTGTTCAAGTAACAACTGATAGAGTGAACTATTGCTTGAAGCCTTTTCTTGGAATTCTCTTCTTAGTCTTTCTGCAAAAGTTCCCCATTGTCCAGAAGTTGTCTTACCAATATATAATATTTTACCATCACAATGGTGAATGTAAACTCCTGATCTCCCGCCATAGTCACCAAGTTGGTTCTTTTTCCAAGTTGTGCCGGCAGGTGAGATTGTAACAGGAAAGCCATGAAAAACAATATCCGCTTTAATTGGTATTTTCACTTTTATTTCCAATGTAACAGTCTTTCTGTGGTTTCCTTAAAATGCCGCAAATCTCAGCTTGTCCCACAACCCCCAACTTTTCATCGCTTATGTGGCCCAACGCTTTGGTTTGCCCAAAGATGCAGAAAAAAGTTGAGTTGCGGAAAATGTGTTGAAAAATCGTTGTATAAACCCGTAAATGCGCTACGGGTGACTTAAAAAGACCCAAAAAAGGGCTAAAACGGGAGCCATGGCGGCTTTAAGCTCTTCAGGAGACACTTACAAGGGCCATCAGCATTTGAGAATGTACGCCTCAAAGATGTAAAAAAAGACTCTTCGCTTATCGCTCAGAGTGACACTCACCTGCATCCAATGCATACCAGGCATGGACATCCGAACAGCCCGAAATGTATGTAATACGCGTTCTTTGAACCATGATGTCACTCTGAACGAAGTGAAGAGTCTGATGATATTGACGAAGATCGTATGCTCGTCCCACAACCCCCAACTTTTCATCGCTTATGTGGCCCAACGCTTTGGTTTGCTCAAAGATGCAGAAAAAATGGGCGCTACGCAAAATATGTGGAAAACCATCCGCAAATGCATCCATCACCTGTACCGGGAGCCGGGGGTTAGCACAGCTTACAGGATTAAGGACCCACGAAGCAGAGCTTCGCGGGTACGGGGGAATAATAATTCAAGGGAGTTATGTTTCATAGCTCAAAAGACAGCTTAAACCTGACAATTGTGATATTAAACATAATAACCTGCGCGCGAGAAAAATTGGCTCTTTTGCAACGCATGGATTGTGTGTTGGTTTGTGCGGCATTGCAGGTGTGCTAAATAAGCGATGCTTATTGCATATTTTGGGTTTAAATTCGAATCGTGCCCCCTCACCCTCCGCACGTACCCGCAAAGCTCTGCTATGTGGCTTATTGCCAGGGCAAGCGCTGTCCGTCGTTCACATCACTTATCACCTCAGTTTGTTAGCCGCAAACCTAATGTGCAATAAGCTTTCCCGTATGGAACACCTCTCCGTTTTCTACAATCTGGTAAATCAGCATTCCGCGGCCGGTGGAGGATGCGTGCAGGTAGTGCATATCTCCCGTAATGCGCTCGTGCACCACTTCTTTGCCCTGGGCATTGAACACGCGGATAAAGAGCTCATTTCCTGCTACAGATTCCGGCACCATAAGCGTGGTTCTGTCAGAAAACGGATTGGGGAAAAGACTCCAGATTGATTTGTTCCCGGCTATATGTGTGGTGGTGCAGGTGCTGAAATGGTTGCACAAAACATCAAACACGGCTTCCTCCAACAAATACCAGATACTATTTTCACCAAATGCATAGCCGGGCCAGATGCCATTGTGCATGAATACAAATGAAACATCACCCACTTCGCTGTAATAAGCGCTGCTAACCAGCCCGTAGGCTTCACCGGGGTGGCCCAACATACTGCCCCAACCTTGATTGAGGCAAATCTGGTCGTTGGCCTGCGTGTTGGCGTGATGTACTCCCAATCCCCAGCGATTAAACAGCCCAAAATAGTTGTCGCCATTGTTGCCGGTAAAATTCCATTCAACAGCGGTCATTTCCTCTAAGGTAGAAGCTGAGATAAAACCCGCATTGCTTTCGCCCAGCGTGCGGAGCAACTGAATCATTTTACCGACTTCCTGCGCTGAGGCACGCAAACCGCCCTGTGGGGCGAACAACGCGCCGTTGGTACCCGGTACATAGGCTTCGGGTCCGCAGTTTTCCCATGCAAGGTCGGCACATGCTGCATCCCAGCTCACATCGCAGCACGAGGCATTGATGGCGCAAACGGCTTGCTGGCAGTCGTTGTTGTCGCAGCCCTCTCCGCCGTGTTGAGACAAACAACTGCTGGGCGAACCATCGCAGATTTCCAAGGCTGCGCTCACGCAAATATTGTCCCACTCGTTGGTGCAGCACCACGCGTCCTCGGCACAAATCGCGGCCTGGCAATCGGGGTCTTCACAGCCAGGATTGTTGCCTGCAATAAAGCAGTTACTGTCTGAAACAAGACCTTCTGCGCTGCCATCCAGGTTGGGTGCTGTGGGCATCTCCCCCTGGTAATTGTCTATCTGCGCCGTCCATGCCCCACTGATGTTGCGGTAGAGCACCACCACATCGTCAATGTCGTCCAGTAAGGTTACGTTGTAGCTGCCCGCAATGCCGAGCGGCTCAAGAATGTGTTCCTTCATGTAGAGGTCAAAACGCTCGCCGCTGAGTTGCTCTATGAGCGTGCCGATTAAACCGTAGTTGATGTTGCTGTACGCGAAATGGGTTCCGGGTGCCTCCGTGCGCCACATGTTGTTGGTGAAAAACTGACCTCCGGGCACGAGTACTTCGGCGATGGACGGCACAGGAACGGTGTTGAGTGTAGCGCTGAGAAACGAGTTGTAACCGCTGCCGTCCTGTAAACTGCTGGTGTGCGACAAGAGCATCCTGAAGGTGATGGGCGTTCCGGGATAGGACGGGTTTTGAATGGTGTAGCCCATGTAGTCAGAAATATTGTCGTCGAGGTCAAAGAGTCCGTCGTCATAGAGCTTCATCAATCCCAGCGCG
The genomic region above belongs to Cryomorphaceae bacterium and contains:
- a CDS encoding T9SS C-terminal target domain-containing protein; amino-acid sequence: MRPFTLLILFSVMLMHQAANAQTLEQELQNVFNDFQLMGMSVWTACGSNEEQYHFGLRDFTRTLPMDADSRYRIASVSKTFTALGLMKLYDDGLFDLDDNISDYMGYTIQNPSYPGTPITFRMLLSHTSSLQDGSGYNSFLSATLNTVPVPSIAEVLVPGGQFFTNNMWRTEAPGTHFAYSNINYGLIGTLIEQLSGERFDLYMKEHILEPLGIAGSYNVTLLDDIDDVVVLYRNISGAWTAQIDNYQGEMPTAPNLDGSAEGLVSDSNCFIAGNNPGCEDPDCQAAICAEDAWCCTNEWDNICVSAALEICDGSPSSCLSQHGGEGCDNNDCQQAVCAINASCCDVSWDAACADLAWENCGPEAYVPGTNGALFAPQGGLRASAQEVGKMIQLLRTLGESNAGFISASTLEEMTAVEWNFTGNNGDNYFGLFNRWGLGVHHANTQANDQICLNQGWGSMLGHPGEAYGLVSSAYYSEVGDVSFVFMHNGIWPGYAFGENSIWYLLEEAVFDVLCNHFSTCTTTHIAGNKSIWSLFPNPFSDRTTLMVPESVAGNELFIRVFNAQGKEVVHERITGDMHYLHASSTGRGMLIYQIVENGEVFHTGKLIAH